TGATGTCATCGGAAGGGTCGGCCTTGATCAGGTCCGCGCCGAGCTCGACGGCCTGGCGCACGAGAGTGGTGATGCGATCGATGTCCCCGTCGACCATGTAGCCGCCGGCCTTCGCGTTGTCCTGCATCACCAGGGGCTCGATCATGAGCGGCATTCCGAGCCGGGTGGCTTCCTCGCGCAGGGCCATGATGGAGCGGATGTTGGCCTCGCGGATGTCGGGCCGTCCGGGCAGCTGCATCAGGTTGACGCACACCGCGACGGCGTCGAGCCGGACGGCGACCTCGATCGCGTTCGGGACATGATGGCTGAAGAGGTGCGCGTCCAACGGGTTGCCGTAGACGTTCGCGACGTCGGTGCGCATCACGAGCGCGGGCTTGTCCCGCTGCGGGATGCGCTGCAGCAGCGGAGCCTGCCCCATCGTCAGCTGGACGGCGTCCGGTGCGGCCTCCACGAGGGTCTTCACGGTCGCCGGCATGTCGGTGATACCGGCCAGGAAGGACGGTTCACCGAAGAACCCATGGTCCACGGCTACGTCGAGCGCGCGGCCGGAGGTCGGGTGGAACAGCCGGTTGAGGCGGTAGGCAGTCACGTGCGGTCCTTGTCCATCGTTGGGGGATCGCGGCTGAACGCCACGATGTCGATAGGTGCGATATGGCCAGCCGTGTGCCAGAGTAGACCTGCGAAACAACGTTGTCTACCTGAACGAAGGAACCGCAGCATGCGCAGAGTTGCCGTCGCTGGGCACGTGTGCCTCGACCTCCTCCCCCGGCAGTTGCCGCATGGCGGACTAGCACCCGGATCGCTGGTCGAGGTCGGGCCGATGGACGTCTCGCTCGGAGGAAGTGTCGCGAACGCGGCCCGGACGCTGCAGCGCCTCGGGCACCCGGTCCAGGCCTGCGCCGTCGTCGGAGATGACGATCTGGCCGACGTTCTGCGACGGCAGATGGTCGGGCCGCTGCTGCAGGCCGACCTCATCCAGGTGCCCGGGACCACGTCCTACAGCCTCGTGCTCGAGCCCGGCGGGCAGGACCGTGCATTCTGGCACCATGTCGGTGCGAACGCCGCTTTTGGGGCGGAAGCACTCGACCTCACCGACGTCGATCTGCTGCATCTGGGGTACCCGTCGCTGCTGCCTGGACTGCTGGCCGGCGATGGTGCG
Above is a window of Ruania suaedae DNA encoding:
- a CDS encoding class I fructose-bisphosphate aldolase, which translates into the protein MTAYRLNRLFHPTSGRALDVAVDHGFFGEPSFLAGITDMPATVKTLVEAAPDAVQLTMGQAPLLQRIPQRDKPALVMRTDVANVYGNPLDAHLFSHHVPNAIEVAVRLDAVAVCVNLMQLPGRPDIREANIRSIMALREEATRLGMPLMIEPLVMQDNAKAGGYMVDGDIDRITTLVRQAVELGADLIKADPSDDITEYGRVIEVAGEVPVLVRGGGRVDDRTLLERTHAVLRAGARGIVYGRNIIQHRTPAGITAALMATVHADAGVDEALAIIEEHAR